AGCAGCTTGAGCGCCCCGTCGAGCACCTTCCATAGCACGAACTGCGCCGTACGTCGACCTCGCGCGTCATCCTTGCTGTACAGCCTGGGCTTTGCAATCTCTATATACCAATCGCAGTACTCGCCCCAGATAAAATCGTAGATGGTCCGGGCAGCCTCTCCAAGATCGTACCTCTCAAGCTGCTCGGTGATCTGCCCAGCCACTCTGGAGCACCGCGAGATGATCCATCGATCAGCCAGTGAAAGCTCGAGGTCGGGCGGAAGCGAGCCGTCGGTGGGCGCCTCGAAGCCCTCCAGGTTCATCTGCACGAACCGGCTTGCATTCCAGATCTTGTTCGCGAAGTTCCGCGAGGACTCCACCTTCTCCGGGCGCCACCTTATGTCGTTTCCAGGAGTGTTTCCGGTTATCACGGTGAACCTCACAGTGTCTGCTCCATATTCCTTCACGATGTCAAGGGGATTGACCCCGGTTCCCTTCGATCGGCTCATCTTTGACCCGTCAGCATTCCTTATCAGCCCGTGAAGGAGTACATCAGTGAACGGCCTCTCCCCGGTGAACTCCAGGCTCATGAAGATCATCCTGGCCACCCAGAAGAAAATGATATCGTACCCGGTCACCAGTACCGACGTTGGATGCCACTGCTCAAGCTCAGGCGTATGCTCGGGCCAGCCCATTGTGGAGAACGTCCACAGACCCGACGAGAACCACGTGTCCAGGACGTCCGGGTCCTGCTCCACCCCGCCCCCGCACGCGGAGCAGGAAGACGGATCCTCGATAGACGCGAACATGTGGCCGCAATCACGGCAATACCACACAGGGATCCGATGGCCCCACCATAGCTGCCTGGAGATGCACCAATCACGCACATTCTCCATCCAGTTGAGATAGGTCTTTGTGAACCGCTCGGGAACGAACCTTACATCCCCTTCTACCACGGCTCTGACCGCGGGCTCCGCGAGAGGCGCCATCTTCACAAACCACTGCTTTGATACCAGCGGTTCCACGGCAGCTCCACACCTCTGGCAGTGGCCCACAGCGTGAGTGTAGGGCTCGGTCTTTTCGAGGAGCCCGGAAGCATCGAATTCGGCAACAACTGCCCGCCTGCACTCCTCCAGAGAGAACCCGGCGTACTTCTGCGCATCGGCCGTCATATGCCCGTCCTTCCCTATCACGGTGATGGACGGCAGGCCGCACCTCTGCGCTATCTCGAAGTCATTTGGGTCATGAGCAGGTGTAACCTTCACAGCCCCGGTCCCGAATTTCGGATCCACGTGAGCGTCGGCAACAATCGGGATCTCCCTACTCACGATCGGGAGTGTCACATTGCGCCCGACCAATCGTGCGTATCTAGGATCCTCGGGGTTTACCGCCACGGCCGTATCCCCGAGCATCGTCTCAGGACGAGTGGTGGCGACTGTGATGAAGCCCGACCCATCCGACAGAGGGTAGCGCAGATGCCACAGGCTAGTCTCCACATCCTCATGCTCCACCTCCACGTCGGAGAGTGACGTCCCACAGCCGGGGCACCAGTTCACCATGCGGTCTCCCTTGTACACCAAACCCTTGTTGAATAGGCGCACGAATACCTCTCGCACTGCCTTTGAGCACATCGAATCCATGGTGAACCTGCTTCGCTGCCAATCGCAGGAAGCGCCGAGCTTCTTCTGTTGCTCGACGATCTCGTCGCCATACTTGCTCTTCCACTCCCACGCGATCTCGAGAAACCTCTCACGCCCGATATCAGCTTTGGAGAGGCCATCCTTAGCGATGCTCGCGGTGACCTTGGCCTCCGTCGCGATGCTGGCATGGTCAGTTCCAGGTATCCAGCAGACATTGGCGCCCTGCATCCTCTTCCACCGGACAAGGATGTCCGGGATTGTCACATCGAGTGCGTGCCCTAGGTGAAGCGTACCCGTGATATTCGGCGGAGGCATCACCATGGTGAAGTGCTCTCTTGCAGGATCAGGGTCTGGCTCATCGTGGAAGTACCCACGGTCGAGCCAGAACTGG
The Clostridia bacterium genome window above contains:
- a CDS encoding valine--tRNA ligase; the protein is MGGTDIPTAYDPKEIEEQMYQFWLDRGYFHDEPDPDPAREHFTMVMPPPNITGTLHLGHALDVTIPDILVRWKRMQGANVCWIPGTDHASIATEAKVTASIAKDGLSKADIGRERFLEIAWEWKSKYGDEIVEQQKKLGASCDWQRSRFTMDSMCSKAVREVFVRLFNKGLVYKGDRMVNWCPGCGTSLSDVEVEHEDVETSLWHLRYPLSDGSGFITVATTRPETMLGDTAVAVNPEDPRYARLVGRNVTLPIVSREIPIVADAHVDPKFGTGAVKVTPAHDPNDFEIAQRCGLPSITVIGKDGHMTADAQKYAGFSLEECRRAVVAEFDASGLLEKTEPYTHAVGHCQRCGAAVEPLVSKQWFVKMAPLAEPAVRAVVEGDVRFVPERFTKTYLNWMENVRDWCISRQLWWGHRIPVWYCRDCGHMFASIEDPSSCSACGGGVEQDPDVLDTWFSSGLWTFSTMGWPEHTPELEQWHPTSVLVTGYDIIFFWVARMIFMSLEFTGERPFTDVLLHGLIRNADGSKMSRSKGTGVNPLDIVKEYGADTVRFTVITGNTPGNDIRWRPEKVESSRNFANKIWNASRFVQMNLEGFEAPTDGSLPPDLELSLADRWIISRCSRVAGQITEQLERYDLGEAARTIYDFIWGEYCDWYIEIAKPRLYSKDDARGRRTAQFVLWKVLDGALKLLHPFMPFITEGIWQHLPHVGESIMIAPWPVMEDCALDAQAEAEMAALMETVRAIRNIRAEFDVAPSRKVEAVFHADGDAAGSLAANLEMVSHLAGIESASIRPTTEPKPEKAAAAVALGIEVYLPLAGMIDISKETERLTREVEALEAEVERSRGRLANQSFVAKAPAEVVQKHRDKLAETELSLAKVRARIEELTK